A genomic segment from Microbulbifer elongatus encodes:
- the mnmA gene encoding tRNA 2-thiouridine(34) synthase MnmA, with the protein MSGGVDSSVAALLLMQQGYQVEGLFMKNWDEDDGTEYCTAKQDLADAESVCARLGIKLHTANFAAEYWDNVFEYFLAEYKAGRTPNPDILCNREIKFKVFLEYAEMLGADAIATGHYTRRLDRDGHTYLAKGLDPNKDQSYFLHAVGEAEFAKSLFPLGELEKPEVRRIAEENGFITHSKKDSTGICFIGERRFKDFLEQYLPAQPGEMQTPDGEVMGQHAGLMYHTIGQRQGLGIGGVKGAGDQPWYVVGKDLSRNVLLVAQGKHHPLLYATGLEATQAHWINGAPPASTFRAAAKTRYRQSDQDCEVIVGEDGKISMAFDTPQRAVTPGQSVVIYQGDICLGGAVIDRATGIGDVESAGPEHPPKAKVASTPEVNQSAGSNF; encoded by the coding sequence ATGTCCGGGGGCGTCGATTCTTCCGTGGCCGCCCTGCTGCTTATGCAGCAGGGTTACCAGGTGGAAGGTCTCTTTATGAAAAACTGGGACGAAGACGATGGCACCGAATACTGCACCGCCAAACAGGATCTTGCGGACGCGGAATCTGTCTGCGCACGCCTGGGGATCAAATTACATACCGCAAACTTCGCCGCGGAATACTGGGACAATGTGTTCGAGTACTTCCTGGCCGAATATAAGGCCGGGCGCACACCCAATCCGGATATCCTGTGCAATCGGGAAATCAAGTTCAAAGTTTTTCTCGAGTACGCGGAAATGCTCGGCGCCGACGCCATCGCTACGGGGCATTACACGCGCAGGCTGGATCGCGACGGCCATACCTATCTTGCCAAGGGACTGGACCCCAACAAGGACCAGAGCTACTTCCTCCACGCGGTAGGCGAAGCGGAATTCGCCAAATCACTGTTTCCACTGGGTGAACTCGAAAAACCCGAGGTCCGCCGTATCGCGGAAGAAAACGGTTTTATCACCCACAGCAAGAAAGACAGCACCGGAATCTGCTTTATTGGCGAGCGCCGCTTCAAGGACTTCCTCGAGCAGTACCTCCCTGCGCAGCCCGGTGAAATGCAAACCCCCGACGGCGAAGTCATGGGCCAGCATGCCGGGTTGATGTACCACACGATTGGGCAGCGTCAGGGGCTGGGTATTGGTGGCGTCAAAGGCGCTGGTGACCAGCCTTGGTACGTGGTCGGAAAAGACCTCTCGCGCAATGTTCTGCTGGTCGCTCAGGGGAAGCACCACCCGTTACTTTACGCCACGGGCCTGGAGGCAACCCAGGCACACTGGATTAACGGTGCCCCACCCGCGAGCACCTTTCGCGCTGCGGCTAAAACCCGCTATCGCCAGAGCGATCAGGACTGTGAGGTCATCGTTGGTGAAGATGGCAAGATCAGCATGGCCTTCGACACACCGCAGCGGGCAGTCACTCCCGGCCAGTCTGTGGTCATCTATCAGGGCGATATCTGTCTTGGTGGCGCGGTGATCGACCGTGCTACCGGCATCGGCGATGTAGAGAGTGCAGGCCCGGAACACCCACCGAAAGCGAAAGTGGCGAGTACGCCAGAAGTCAATCAATCCGCAGGGAGCAACTTTTGA